Proteins from a genomic interval of Papaver somniferum cultivar HN1 chromosome 4, ASM357369v1, whole genome shotgun sequence:
- the LOC113271682 gene encoding calmodulin-binding transcription activator 4-like: protein MMQTPSLGFNINELVQEAKRRWLKPVEVLFILQNHENRQLTESAPQKPPSGSLFLFNKRVLRFFRRDGYGWRKKKDGRTVGEAHERLKVGNTEALNCYYAHGEQNPCFQRRSYWMLDPAYEHIVLVHYREVSEGRYSAASSSHLSPGSSTIIQEHTLYTSIPGSGSAVTESHEPYQSSFSPLSMEVSSVLAVQNNGVDHLDGDDEFTEVSRSSNAEVGQALRRLEEQLSLNDNDIEEIPPYHRQNGQSEDLGGSYSETRPYHDNLEDSEIVNNHQYYGEGSGMLDDSEDSLFIQASDENGKQLHKKNLPGNRIERKDSPFWKEMLELCSGSALIESRDRSLSSLDGSEKLVSTEMENISSFPAPTSQWIDLTGDDTENGINCLPSSEDSIQISAARQFLLGSDDPVSPASVSVAQEVENSEVSTGLTGLNIYKPNPDSYNMWNDQGGQPRNIYSAESSCNTAQQKKFIIREISPGWGYATEDTKVFIIGLFLSDPSESAWHCMFGDIETPARIIQEGVLCCHAPPNISGKVPLYVTSGNRECCSEIREFEYIVRPRDSTRSTEELLLLVRFAQMLLFDPVAVKEDTVAWGIDAAKKTKVDEDHWEYMIEALLLDSETSLGTIDWLLQKILKDKLEKWLASKHQEGDTPNCSLSKREQGVIHMAGALGFEWALSPILQSGININFRDVNGWTALHWAARFGREKMIAALIAAGASAEAVTDPTSHDLVGKTAGSIAAASGHKGLAGYLSEVALTSHLSSLTIEESELSKGSAVAEAERTVESISGGRLGETEDQVYLKDYLSAVRNAAQAAARIQSAFRAHSFKRRQQKEVASASDDEYGLTPEYVAGLSAASKIAFRGRDHNFDKAALSIQKKYRGWKGRKDFLALRQKVVRIQAHVRGHQVRKKFKMFVWAVGFVDKVVLRWRRKGAGLHKPESESVDETDDEDILKVFRKQKVDVAIEEAVSQVMSMVESSKARQQYRRMLEGYRQAKAEFDERASEMASTSLGDDDMDKDMSDFYQFH from the exons ATGATGCAAACTCCTTCTCTTG GGTTCAATATAAATGAACTAGTTCAAGAAGCTAAAAGGCGTTGGTTGAAGCCAGTAGAAGTGCTtttcattttgcaaaatcatgagAATCGTCAACTCACTGAGTCTGCACCTCAAAAACCACCCA GTGGATCTTTGTTTCTGTTCAACAAAAGGGTACTCCGTTTCTTTAGAAGAGATGGGTATGGTTGGAGGAAAAAGAAGGATGGGAGAACTGTTGGGGAAGCACACGAACGGTTAAAG GTTGGGAATACTGAGGCTTTGAATTGTTATTATGCTCATGGCGAGCAGAATCCATGTTTTCAGAGGCGAAGCTATTGGATGCTAGACCC GGCATATGAACATATTGTTCTGGTCCACTACAGAGAAGTTAGCGAG GGGAGGTATAGTGCTGCATCGTCATCACACTTGTCACCAGGATCATCTACAATAATTCAGGAACATACCTTATATACCTCAATTCCAGGCTCCGGTTCAGCAGTAACTGAATCACATGAACCATATCAAAGTTCATTTAGTCCTTTGTCGATGGAAGTGAGTTCAGTATTAGCTGTCCAGAATAATGGTGTTGATCATCTGGATGGGGATGATGAATTCACGGAGGTTAGTAGGTCAAGTAACGCGGAGGTTGGTCAAGCATTGCGAAGGCTTGAGGAACAGTTAAGCTTGAATGACAATGATATTGAAGAGATTCCTCCTTACCACAGGCAGAATGGGCAATCAGAAGATCTAGGGGGTTCATATAGTGAAACAAGACCCTACCATGATAACCTAGAAGACTCAGAAATCGTAAACAATCATCAATATTATGGTGAAGGGTCAGGGATGTTAGATGATTCAGAAGACAGCCTATTCATACAAGCTTCAG ATGAGAATGGGAAGCAACTTCACAAGAAAAATCTCCCAGGAAACAGAATTGAGAGAAAGGATTCTCCTTTCTGGAAAGAGATGTTGGAGTTGTGCTCGGGGTCAGCTTTGATTGAATCCAGAGACAGGAGCCTTAGTTCTTTGGATGGAAGT GAGAAACTAGTTTCGACTGAGATGGAAAACATATCATCATTCCCGGCTCCAACCTCTCAGTGGATAGATCTTACTGGAGATGATACTGAAAATGGGATCAATTGTTTGCCAAGTTCAGAGGACAGTATCCAGATTTCAGCAGCTAGACAGTTTTTGTTAGGCTCTGATGACCCTGTATCACCAGCTTCAGTGTCAGTGGCCCAAGAAGTTGAGAACTCTGAAGTTTCCACAGGTCTTACTGGGCTAAATATTTATAAACCCAATCCTGATAGTTACAATATGTGGAATGATCAAGGTGGTCAGCCCAGAAATATATATAGTGCAGAATCAAGTTGTAATACTGCACAACAGAAAAAATTCATCATTCGAGAAATATCTCCAGGATGGGGATATGCCACTGAGGATACAAAG GTCTTCATTATTGGATTGTTTCTTTCTGATCCCTCCGAATCTGCATGGCATTGTATGTTTGGTGACATAGAAACACCTGCGCGAATCATTCAGGAAGGGGTTTTATGTTGCCATGCCCCTCCTAATATATCTGGAAAGGTTCCCCTGTACGTTACTTCTGGCAATCGGGAGTGCTGCAGTGAAATAAGAGAGTTTGAATACATTGTTAGGCCAAGAGATTCTACAAGGAGTACCGAGGAACTGCTACTGCTCGTCAGATTTGCGCAGATGCTTCTGTTTGACCCAGTGGCCGTGAAAGAAGATACTGTCGCTTGGGGAATTGATGcagcaaaaaaaacaaaagtagATGAAGATCATTGGGAATATATGATAGAGGCACTTCTACTTGACAGTGAGACTTCATTGGGAACCATTGATTGGCTTCTTCAGAAGATTTTGAAAGATAAGTTGGAGAAATGGCTTGCGTCGAAGCATCAAGAAGGTGACACACCAAATTGTTCCTTGTCAAAGAGAGAACAGGGTGTAATCCATATGGCAGGGGCATTAGGTTTTGAATGGGCCCTCAGCCCGATTCTTCAATCTGGGATCAACATTAACTTTCGTGATGTTAATGGATGGACAGCCCTTCATTGGGCTGCACGTTTTGGAAG AGAGAAAATGATTGCTGCCCTTATAGCTGCTGGCGCGTCAGCTGAGGCAGTGACAGATCCTACCTCGCATGATCTGGTGGGTAAAACTGCAGGTTCAATTGCTGCTGCTAGCGGCCACAAAGGACTTGCAGGATATCTCTCTGAGGTTGCCCTGACAAGCCACCTTTCATCTCTCACGATTGAAGAAAGTGAGCTTTCTAAAGGATCTGCCGTGGCTGAGGCAGAGAGAACTGTTGAGAGCATCTCAGGTGGGAGACTCGGTGAAACTGAGGATCAGGTCTATCTTAAGGATTACTTGTCCGCTGTTCGAAATGCTGCTCAGGCTGCTGCACGTATACAGTCTGCTTTCCGTGCACATTCTTTTAAGAGGAGACAACAAAAAGAGGTTGCTTCTGCTAGTGATGATGAGTATGGTCTCACTCCAGAATATGTTGCTGGACTTTCAGCTGCATCAAAGATTGCTTTCCGTGGGCGCGATCACAATTTTGATAAAGCAGCTTTGTCTATTCAAAAGAAGTATCGTGGTTGGAAAGGGCGAAAAGACTTTTTAGCCTTGCGTCAGAAAGTTGTGAGAATACAG GCTCATGTGCGTGGTCATCAAGTCAGGAAGAAGTTTAAGATGTTTGTGTGGGCAGTTGGTTTCGTGGATAAGGTTGTATTGCGATGGCGTCGTAAAGGAGCTGGTTTACATAAGCCGGAATCAGAATCCGTCGACGaaactgatgatgaagacatcCTAAAGGTGTTTCGAAAACAAAAAGTTGATGTGGCCATCGAGGAAGCTGTCTCACAGGTGATGTCCATGGTTGAATCTTCCAAGGCACGCCAACAATACCGACGCATGCTAGAAGGCTACAGGCAAGCTAAG GCCGAGTTCGATGAAAGGGCAAGTGAAATGGCTTCAACTTCCCTTGGCGACGACGACATGGATAAAGACATGAGCGACTTTTATCAGTTCCACTAG
- the LOC113273332 gene encoding non-specific phospholipase C6-like, which yields MEKHRFLRPSVHFTLLLTIIFIFQSSIPGSAAQQPIKTIVVLVLENRSFDHMIGWMKKTINPNINGVTDPDPGHSFQAIRNQVFGSNSSTPTMNGFVEQALTMSTELSEAVMKGFRPEKVPVFASLVSEFAIFDRWFSALPGPTQPNRQFVYSGTSHGATSHVKKQLLMGFPQKTIFDSLREDGMDFGIYFQTVPSTLFYRNLRKLKYISKFHQFDLSFKKDASEGKLPSLTVIEPRYFDLIGAPANDDHPSHDVANGQKFVKEIYEALRSSPQWNETLFIITYDEHGGFYDHVTTPYENVPNPDGNTGPAPFFFKFDRLGVRVPTIMVSPWIKKGTVISGPKGPAPNSEFEHSSIPATIKKMFNLSSNFLTHRDAWAGTFEEVVGELTAPRTDCPEVLPDATPLRTTEANEDGAISEFQSELVQLAAVLNGDHMLSSFRDDTREKMSVKEANEYVKGAISRFFRASKEAVKLGAQESAIVDMRSSLTTRSKSHP from the exons ATGGAGAAACACAGATTTCTTAGACCCTCAGTTCATTTCACTCTTCTTCTTactataattttcattttccaatctTCAATTCCTGGTTCTGCAGCTCAACAACCCATCAAAACTATTGTAGTGTTGGTTTTAGAGAATCGATCTTTTGATCATATGATAGGATGGATGAAGAAAACTATTAATCCAAATATCAATGGGGTTACAG ACCCGGATCCTGGTCACTCTTTCCAAGCCATACGTAATCAAGTTTTCGGCTCCAACTCATCAACTCCTACCATGAATGGTTTTGTTGAACAAGCATTAACAATGTCCACTGAATTATCTGAAGCTGTAATGAAAGGGTTTAGACCTGAAAAAGTACCTGTTTTTGCTTCACTGGTGAGCGAATTCGCCATTTTCGATCGGTGGTTTAGTGCGCTTCCGGGACCAACACAACCCAATAGGCAGTTTGTTTACTCTGGAACATCTCATGGAGCAACTAGTCATGTCAAGAAGCAACTACTGATGGGATTCCCACAAAAAACTATATTTGATTCTCTCCGTGAAGATGGAATGGATTTTGGGATCTATTTCCAAACCGTTCCCTCTACTTTATTTTATAGGAACCTTCGGAAACTCAAGTATATTTCCAAGTTTCATCAGTTCGATTTGAGTTTCAAGAAGGATGCAAGTGAGGGGAAGTTGCCTAGCCTAACTGTGATCGAGCCGAGATACTTTGATTTAATAGGAGCTCCTGCTAACGATGATCATCCTTCTCATGATGTCGCCAATGGGCAAAAGTTTGTCAAGGAAATTTACGAGGCATTGAGATCTAGTCCTCAATGGAACGAAACCCTTTTTATTATCACGTACGACGAGCATGGTGGCTTTTATGATCATGTAACTACTCCTTATGAGAATGTGCCTAATCCTGATGGTAACACTGGCCCTGctccatttttcttcaaatttgacAGATTGGGAGTCCGAGTACCGACCATAATGGTATCTCCTTGGATCAAAAAAGGAACCG TGATTAGTGGTCCGAAAGGACCTGCTCCAAACTCAGAATTCGAGCACTCTTCGATACCTGCAACAATAAAGAAAATGTTCAACCTCTCATCCAACTTCTTGACACATAGAGATGCTTGGGCTGGTACATTTGAGGAGGTGGTTGGGGAGTTAACCGCACCAAGAACAGATTGTCCAG AGGTACTACCTGATGCGACTCCTTTGAGAACCACAGAAGCCAATGAAGATGGTGCCATATCTGAATTTCAAAGCGAATTGGTACAATTAGCTGCAGTTCTCAATGGGGATCATATGCTGAGCAGCTTTAGAGATGACACGAGAGAAAAGATGAGTGTAAAGGAGGCAAATGAGTATGTAAAGGGGGCTATATCTAGATTTTTCCGAGCGAGTAAAGAAGCTGTCAAACTGGGAGCTCAAGAATCTGCTATTGTAGATATGAGATCATCTCTCACTACTAGATCCAAATCTCACCCTTGA
- the LOC113271680 gene encoding histone H3.2, with the protein MARTKQTARKSTGGKAPRKQLATKAARKSAPATGGVKKPHRFRPGTVALREIRKYQKSTELLIRKLPFQRLVREIAQDFKTDLRFQSSAVAALQEAAEAYLVGLFEDTNLCAIHAKRVTIMPKDIQLARRIRGERA; encoded by the coding sequence ATGGCTCGTACTAAGCAAACCGCTAGGAAATCCACCGGAGGAAAGGCACCAAGGAAGCAATTAGCAACAAAAGCTGCTCGGAAATCTGCACCGGCAACCGGAGGAGTGAAGAAACCCCATAGATTCAGGCCAGGAACTGTCGCTCTTCGTGAAATCAGAAAGTACCAGAAGAGTACCGAGCTTTTGATCCGTAAACTTCCATTTCAGCGTCTGGTTCGTGAGATTGCTCAGGATTTCAAAACTGATCTGAGGTTCCAGAGTTCAGCAGTTGCAGCCCTTCAAGAAGCAGCTGAAGCTTACCTTGTTGGACTATTCGAAGACACTAATCTCTGTGCAATTCATGCTAAGAGGGTTACAATTATGCCCAAGGATATTCAACTTGCTCGTAGGATCAGAGGTGAACGTGCTTAG
- the LOC113274396 gene encoding cytochrome P450 CYP749A22-like, translated as MSVSGILETFVLVVSTCFSLYLLFALIKFLHRVWFKPIYIQRVFQSQGIKGPPYKFFHGNTKEMFNMRRESMSRPPLKLSTHNALAQIQPHIHSWIRLYGKTFLTWYGTRAQLIVTEPDLIKQILNNRDGTFTKRKIDGFIKKIFGDGLVTNRGEKWIKSRKLADHAFHAERLKGLVPTMVTEVEIMLERWRHHEGKEIEVSKEFRLLTAEVISKTAFGSNYMQGREVFDRLTKLISIFSANFNKLALPGFRTRDTIESDKLEEQMHNSILEIIKEREEKMRLGSPDGYGNDFLGLLIKANHEDDETKRITIQDMIDECKTFYNGGYETMTSLLVWSCVLLAVNTDWQEEARREVTDQLQGKKIPVPYDNSLARLKKMNMILYESLRLYPPVVNIMRIASKEVKFGQIIVPANTEVVIPPLAPHYDSTIWGEDVHLFKPERFSEGVLKATNNKLGFLAFSSGPRICVGLNFAMNEVKVALAMILQRYSFTLSPAYIHSPIQGLSSWPQHGAQIILHPL; from the exons ATGTCTGTTTCTGGGATCCTAGAAACATTTGTATTGGTGGTTTCAACTTGTTTCTCTCTATATCTCCTCTTTGCTCTAATCAAATTCCTTCACAGAGTATGGTTCAAACCGATTTACATACAAAGAGTGTTCCAGTCACAAGGGATCAAAGGCCCTCCTTACAAATTCTTCCATGGGAACACCAAAGAAATGTTCAATATGAGAAGAGAATCCATGAGTAGACCACCTTTGAAGTTGTCCACACATAACGCCTTAGCTCAGATTCAACCTCATATTCATTCATGGATCAGATTATATG GAAAAACTTTCCTCACTTGGTATGGTACCAGAGCGCAACTTATTGTTACTGAGCCCGATCTAATCAAACAGATTTTGAACAATAGAGATGGAACATTCACTAAAAGAAAGATCGATGGCTTCATTAAGAAGATATTTGGAGATGGACTTGTTACCAACCGTGGGGAAAAATGGATCAAGAGTCGTAAATTGGCTGACCATGCTTTTCATGCCGAAAGATTAAAG GGATTGGTTCCAACCATGGTGACGGAGGTTGAAATAATGCTGGAAAGGTGGAGACATCATGAAGGGAAGGAGATAGAAGTGTCGAAAGAATTCAGACTTTTAACAGCTGAAGTGATTTCAAAAACTGCTTTTGGAAGCAATTATATGCAAGGGAGGGAAGTTTTCGATCGTTTAACGAAGCTGATTTCGATATTCTCTGCAAATTTTAATAAGTTAGCCTTACCAGGTTTTAG aACGCGTGATACAATCGAATCCGACAAGCTTGAAGAACAAATGCATAACTCAATTCTTGAGATAATaaaggaaagagaagaaaagatGCGACTGGGAAGTCCTGATGGGTATGGAAACGATTTTCTTGGATTGCTAATAAAAGCTAATCACGAAGACGACGAGACCAAGAGGATTACAATACAAGATATGATCGACGAGTGCAAGACTTTTTACAATGGTGGTTATGAAACAATGACAAGCTTACTTGTATGGTCATGTGTACTTCTAGCTGTCAATACAGATTGGCAAGAAGAGGCAAGAAGGGAGGTAACAGATCAGTTACAGGGCAAGAAAATTCCCGTTCCGTATGATAATTCCCTCGCAAGATTAAAAAAG ATGAACATGATTCTTTATGAATCTCTACGGCTTTATCCTCCTGTCGTCAATATAATGAGAATAGCTTCAAAAGAGGTAAAATTCGGGCAGATCATTGTTCCTGCAAATACAGAAGTGGTTATTCCACCTCTAGCACCTCACTATGACTCAACAATTTGGGGAGAGGATGTTCATCTTTTCAAACCAGAGAGGTTTTCAGAAGGTGTTTTGAAGGCTACAAACAATAAGCTAGGTTTTCTTGCATTCAGTTCAGGACCTCGAATTTGTGTCGGTTTGAATTTTGCAATGAATGAAGTGAAGGTAGCTCTGGCCATGATTTTACAACGCTATAGTTTTACTCTATCACCTGCTTATATTCACTCTCCAATTCAAGGGCTTAGCAGTTGGCCACAACATGGAGCTCAGATCATTCTCCACCCCTTGTGA